A single window of Methanomicrobiales archaeon DNA harbors:
- a CDS encoding flagellin: MRSMNREDAFTGLEAAIVLIAFVVVAAVFSYVVLGAGFFTTQESQRVVHTGVSQATSNMEILGDVYGLDTNGNGEMDTVRFTVGLAAGGAPIDMTKVQMVWSTASTVETIANVTNLTGDPAEGGKWNISEQNFGDTDLLLESGEQFTVYVMPTAELGTSTKFSLEVRPSIGAALGLTRTTPAQIDAVNKLY, encoded by the coding sequence ATGAGAAGCATGAATCGTGAAGATGCATTCACCGGCCTCGAGGCGGCGATCGTGCTGATCGCATTCGTCGTCGTGGCGGCGGTGTTCTCGTATGTCGTCCTGGGAGCCGGGTTCTTTACCACCCAGGAGAGCCAGCGGGTCGTACATACCGGCGTGAGCCAGGCTACCTCGAACATGGAGATCCTCGGGGATGTCTATGGCCTGGATACCAACGGTAATGGCGAGATGGATACGGTCCGGTTCACTGTCGGTCTTGCTGCGGGCGGCGCTCCCATCGACATGACCAAGGTCCAGATGGTATGGTCCACAGCATCCACGGTGGAGACCATTGCAAACGTGACAAACCTTACCGGCGATCCAGCCGAGGGCGGAAAGTGGAACATCTCCGAGCAGAACTTCGGCGACACCGACCTCCTGCTGGAGTCCGGTGAGCAGTTCACGGTCTATGTCATGCCAACTGCCGAGCTTGGCACATCCACAAAGTTCAGTCTCGAAGTCCGCCCGTCCATTGGTGCGGCGCTGGGGCTCACGAGGACAACCCCTGCCCAGATCGATGCAGTGAACAAGCTCTACTGA
- a CDS encoding HEAT repeat domain-containing protein → MEQTKHLARVSARETDIVRLWLIGAFAIVSLLVTVYAVSGQPIIPQVYYLLPHLYIIPIILVSLWYPHRGLQVTILLVAAVGLLTGWLFFSGHTLDPVLAVLNAGIDIWVVSALALLARCRRQESVPRSGDAADRGQPHQKPPVSDEIGWCIEALRLKDARMREEAVRTLGGKRDPRVIDPLIRALRDEDPAVREEAARSLGKVGGERAIHALIEAMKDERRSMRESAVQALAGMGEAAVEPMLRSLGDADWHVRMGAAIALRIIGEPAAIGPLIPALRDENRFVRREAAKSLGRFGDARAVPALEQALHDADGGVRAKAEAALRRIREGNEGP, encoded by the coding sequence ATGGAGCAGACAAAGCACCTCGCGCGGGTCTCCGCCAGGGAGACCGATATCGTGCGGCTGTGGTTGATCGGGGCATTCGCCATCGTCTCCCTCCTGGTGACCGTCTACGCCGTGAGCGGGCAGCCGATCATCCCCCAGGTCTACTACCTCCTCCCCCACCTCTACATCATCCCGATCATTCTGGTCTCCCTCTGGTATCCCCACCGCGGGTTGCAGGTGACGATCCTCCTCGTGGCTGCAGTCGGGTTGCTGACGGGGTGGCTCTTCTTCAGCGGGCACACCCTCGACCCCGTTCTCGCCGTGCTCAACGCCGGTATCGATATATGGGTCGTCTCCGCCCTCGCCCTGCTCGCGCGATGCCGGCGGCAGGAGTCCGTGCCGCGATCCGGGGATGCCGCCGATCGCGGTCAGCCGCATCAGAAACCCCCTGTATCGGACGAGATCGGATGGTGCATCGAGGCGCTGCGCCTGAAGGATGCACGGATGCGGGAGGAGGCGGTCCGCACCCTGGGCGGGAAACGGGATCCCAGGGTCATCGATCCTCTCATCCGGGCCCTCCGCGACGAGGACCCCGCCGTGCGGGAGGAGGCGGCGCGATCCCTGGGGAAGGTCGGGGGAGAGCGGGCGATTCATGCGCTGATCGAGGCGATGAAAGACGAAAGGCGGTCCATGCGGGAGAGTGCGGTGCAGGCGCTCGCGGGCATGGGAGAGGCGGCGGTCGAACCGATGCTCCGCTCGCTGGGCGATGCCGACTGGCATGTCCGCATGGGAGCGGCGATCGCCCTGCGGATCATCGGCGAACCTGCCGCGATCGGCCCCCTCATACCCGCCCTTCGGGACGAGAACCGCTTCGTGCGGCGGGAGGCGGCGAAGTCCCTGGGCCGTTTCGGGGATGCCCGGGCCGTTCCGGCCCTGGAGCAGGCGCTCCATGACGCCGACGGCGGCGTCCGCGCGAAGGCCGAAGCCGCCCTGCGGCGGATCCGCGAGGGGAACGAGGGGCCGTGA
- a CDS encoding translation initiation factor IF-5A, with the protein MKEQTEVGKLKEGRYVVIDDEPSKILGIATSKPGKHGAAKSRIDAVGIFDGVKRSIVQPVSAKIYVPIVERKSGQVISIAGNTVQLMDTKDYTMFELQVTDESLRELEPGKEVTYIEAMGKRKLD; encoded by the coding sequence ATGAAGGAACAGACTGAGGTTGGAAAGCTGAAAGAGGGGCGCTATGTCGTGATCGACGACGAGCCGAGCAAGATCCTGGGGATCGCGACGTCGAAGCCCGGAAAGCACGGAGCAGCCAAGTCGAGGATCGATGCGGTGGGCATCTTCGACGGCGTGAAGCGATCCATCGTACAGCCGGTCTCGGCGAAGATCTACGTGCCGATCGTCGAGCGCAAGAGCGGCCAGGTGATCTCGATCGCCGGGAACACGGTCCAGCTGATGGATACGAAAGACTATACCATGTTCGAGCTGCAGGTCACCGACGAATCCCTCCGCGAGTTAGAGCCCGGCAAAGAGGTCACGTATATCGAGGCCATGGGAAAGCGGAAGCTGGACTGA